DNA sequence from the Oreochromis niloticus isolate F11D_XX linkage group LG8, O_niloticus_UMD_NMBU, whole genome shotgun sequence genome:
CCGCATCGCTGCTCTCCTGAGGTTTCCTGAACACACAGCAGCGGTTCACACCGATCACTCATCGTGGACACTCCACACTTTCAGACTCTGAGGCTGCTTCTGGAAAATTGTggctcattttttaattttttgcaaCTAAAAGCTGAAATGTTCTGTTCTGAAACTATCAGAAGGAAATCAGATCTGTTACAGTGTGAAAGTGCTGATCAGGGCCTGCAGGCTGCACGGACGTTAAACAGGTGACGTCAACCTGTTTAACCGATTTCTATCAACTTCTGTTCAATAATTACATCAATAAAATGGAAGAGAAACAAGACAACAGCGCCACCATCAGAGTGAACTCTGAACTACaactttgtttcaaaatagaTCGTAATCAAAgatctgtaaataaacacaggaGCAAATCATTCATATTCATTCATGTCACGCTGCACAGAATAATCACAGCCTACAATTAATTTGATTGTTTTAAGCTGCAGAAATCCGTTTTTGTCTGAAGGGAATCTCCTGCAGATCCAACTGGTCCGATCACGTGACCTCAGCTACGTTTCAGGGCGTATATACCTCTGCGACAGTCGGCTCCGCCGGGTCTGCTGCACCGTCACGTTGACTTTGGGTTTTTCTGGAGGAGCGAGCTCACTGGCCAGCAGCTGACAGTCAATGACGACCTGAGGCAAACGCAAAGGTCACACGTTCAGCGATTCATCCCGAAACAAACGACCGTTTCATTATcagtcatttttcttcttttacgaGAAAGAAAAATCTCCATTTAAATGTTGTGCAGACGATCTCGGCTCACCGCTTTGAAGACACTGCTGATGGTGTTGGCCACCGCCGGACTCCTGCTCTCCACCAGCAGGTCAAACATGGTCGACAGCAGCTTCTGCTGCACCGCCTCGTCCCCGAGGGCGGAGAAGAAGGGCTTCGTGATCTGCAGAGACACGCAGAGACATCTGAACACGTTAAATCATCACCGGTCACTCAGACTTTAATCTGGGTTTTAATTAAAGACTGTCAATCAAAGATGCACAGCATGACTGTGAGTGTGCACTCGGGTAGGGTTAGTCCCCGTCCCCCGATTGGTGGATTTGTCCTCCTGACCTGCTCCAGAGCGATGATCTGGCAGCTCGGGATGCCGGCGTGCTGCTGCGTGGAGGTCTTCAGAGCTCTGATGAACAGGTCCAGGCAGTTCTGGTCTTTGGCCAGCAGGGGCGCCGACACCTCATTGTACTTCCCCACAACGAGCTGCAGGAGCTGTGCCTCGGCCCGCAGCAGGGTGGGCGTGTCGGGCCCGGTCTCCAGGAGGCGATCGAGGACAGGAAGCAGGCTGGAGAGCGCcgactgagaggaggaggaggaggaggaggaggtggaggaggtggtcaAACGAGACACAAAGCATCGATCTTTAGACGAGGACGACATTTAACCCGATCAGACTGGAGTGTAAGGTTAGATAACGGATTAGCACAGGAATCAATGATCTGATCGCTGCATGAACACCTGCACCAACAATGCGTCACAGCGCTCACGACAACGCCGCTATCAAACACGACACAACAGGAAATGGAAACTGTTCAGCTTCAAAGATCTGAGACTGACTCTAAAACAAAGACGTCCTGTCAGCGGTGAACAAACAGGCGAATCCCCCGTTTCAGGTTCAGACGCGTTCCTGCCCGCTCACCTGTCCGTTGACCTCGCTCAGCGCTCTCAGCAGGGCGGCGGCGATGTACGACGGGCAGCTCGGAGTCTGAACGCTCTGCAGCAGCAACTGCATCGCTGCTGCCAGCTTCTTCTGCTGCGGCTTCGCTTTACTGGATGATGACTCATTGTGCAGCACGCCGAGAACCTGCAGGCAAAACAGGAAGTCagaacaacaaatacaggaagtcCAGATTCAAACCAATCAGCTGGTTCAGAGTCCTCACCGTCCTGAGGTAAGACGGGTCGGCGACGATCTCCTCTGATGTCGACAGGAGCttctctgtgattggctggaaGGGGACGTGTTGGCTGCCGATAGGCTCTGCAGGACGCTGAGCGCCGCCCTCCGGACCTCCCGAACCGGAGACGTGAGACAGCAGAGCAGAGACGGGACGACTGAggcgcacacgcacgcacgcacgcacgcacacaaacagGTGTTTTATTAACCTCGTAAGGAAAATTATTCTTAACATTAGTTTGAGGTTTGTTTACGTTACCCttaatttttaaatgatttgttacatttttgtgattttgtttttatttgttatctTCTATACTTGtaaatatttgtaatatttgtaTCTCACCTGGTGAGTTGGCGGCCGCAAGCTCCTTCAGCTTGGAGGCGGGTTGGGTGCTCAGCAGAGCTCCGCCCATGTACAGCACCTGCGTCTGCAGGACGGCGCCCACCTTCACATCCAGCTGGTCTCCATGGTTTCTGGTGTATCCCCACAGCATGCACAGGAACCTGAAGAGCACGTTCGGCTCGCGCAGGTGGACCTGAGGTGACGGTTTCTCAGGTTAGCGGCTCGTTCCATCACGCTGAAACATCACGTCTGCTTACAGGAAATGATGTCATACCTGGACGAGCAGCTTCATCAGCTCTCTGAAGCCGTCAGCCGTCGCTCCCTCGGCGGCGCCGCTCATGATGATGCCGAACAGGCGGCAGATCAGACCCAGGTAACAGCAGGTGTTTGTGTCGAGCTTCTCCGGGTTCCACCACGccgcccctggaagacaatcaTGTGACCAGTCAGCTGACTGGTTCCCTGTTCTACCTAAGCTCTCGCCTGCTCTGGGAGTTTTTACCTTTGAAGGAGGCGTCGTGACACTTGAGGCAGGAAATGAAGTCTCGGAGCAGAGCGACGAGGACGAAGCCGTACTCTGAGTCCGGCTGCTGTCCCTGAGCACACCTGCTCAGGTAAAGTGCCGCCGCCTCAGAGAAGGAGGTAGGCACGGACACGGGACGCTCAGCTTCCTGTTCAGAACCaacacaatccatcaaaacctGCTGCTGACATTACCCACAATGCAAGTGGGCGGGAAGCGGGATGTTAAAGGCCAACCGACCTGTGACGCGTCGCTCCTTATGAcctccagcagggggcgctccAGGAGCGCGTAGACCCTCTGAGCGGTGAGCAGGTGCTGCGTCTCGCTCAGCTCGCCCAGACCAAGCAGCAGCGTCCGGGTAAGGACCAGGAACGCCGCGCGCTCCCTGAGGCCGGAGCATCGCTGCTGCTCCACCAGCACGGCGAGGTTCTCCAGCTGAGTGCGACACACACGGAAACCATCAGCTGACACACTCACAACAGATCAATCCGCTGCTGAAAGTAGTCCCAACAGTACGGCTAACCCGCGACTCAGACACATTCACGCTTGAAAACGTTCACGTGAGCGACACGAGGAAAGGCGTTTGCACTCACCGCGTCGCGCCTGGAGAAGTGCTCCATGTTCGCCAGGTTCTTCGTCAGCACGGAGACCAGCCGCTCGTTAGCCACACCCACAAAGTCGGGCTCAACGCTTCTCTTCATCACGTCATCGAGCTCTGTGTGACGCAAAAAGTTTCAGACACTGACGAAATGATGGACAGCACTGCTTTTATTATGAAAGCGCCACAGGAAATGGGTGTGTTACCTCGGGCCCAATTCAGGGTGAGCGGGTGTTTGGCGAGGAGGGGGACCGGGCGATGCAGCGGGCGAGGTCGAGCTGGGTCGAGGTGACGACCAGGAATGGCAGCAGCCTCCAGCCCGTCCTCGTCACCAGCTCGCCGTCCCCATTTCCCATCCGCGGGTCGGACAGTAAACGCACCACCTCTGTCAGCACGGGAACCCTGGAGGAAGGAGTCTCAGATTTACAGGAGGTTCATGAAGGCATCATTAACAGCAGGGAAAATAAGCTTTCACTGACCATCGCTCAGACTCCGGCAGATCGGCTCTGTGCAGCAGAGACAGCAGACACGAGACGGCGTCCTCGCGGTCTACAACGTCAAACACCACCTGAAACACAACGAAACACCGCCATTAACCACAACGCCATCAAGCAGAACGCCATCAGACCCGTTAACCATCGTCTCACTGACCCCCAGGACTTGGAGAGCGGCGGTTACGACTTCCGGTGAGTCGTCCTTCAAACGCTCCGTGACGGCGTCTTTCAGGAAGTCCTCATCCAGACTCTGCTGCTCAGAGGAAACACGACCACAATGTGTGGTTAAAAATGTCAGCCGGCTCGTTTACACGCTCGTGATTTCAGGTGTCTACTCatcaaaaaaaaacaatcacgcTTCACAGATTTAAAGCCTCCCTGAAGAGAAGAGGAcccagagcagagccctgaggTGCACCAAAGCTACACAATTACCTGCCTCAGAGGTCAAAGTTCACCTGAGTGAAACAGACACAGAGGATTAAACAGGAAGTCTACCTGTCCAGCGGCGATGACGTCCTTCAGGTGCTCCATGGCCGAGACTCTGACCGACGGCTGAGGGTGTTTCAGGCTGAGCAGCAGCGACGTGTCCGAGTCGCCTAAAATCTGTCGACACAGATCGAAGACTGTGAGCTCAGAGAGACGAAGACCGCCACAGTTCACCTGAGCGACGCCGTTTTGTAGCTCACCTGATGTTTCCCGCTGCTCAGCGACAAAGACAGAAACCGGTGGAAGAGCTGTTTCTGCTCCGTGCTGCCGATGTCGGTCACATGACCTGCGAGGACGCCGTCCAAAGCTGCACAGTACCTGATGGAGGAGAAAACTTAAGCACGGCTCCACCCTCTGTACCCCAGAACAGCTGTGGCTGGCAGCCATGTTTCACTGCTGTTTGCGTGCAGACTCGTTTACCTGAACACGTTTCTATGACACCTGCCCTAAACGACATAATATTTACTCGTACGTACTTGGACTCGAACAGGCGCACCAAAGGCAGCAGGCGCTGGTCGAGGGCCGACAGCTCTTCAGGTGAGCGCTCGCTCTGACTCAGATACTCGTCCAGCAGCAACCTACGGGACAAACACGGCAACAGTGAGAAGACGTGTCGTGTGATTGGCTGCATGATTGGCTGAGAGGAGGTTTACCGGGCCGCGGTGCGGTCCAGGTCTTTGGTCAGTGGGACGGATTCCAGGATGGACTCCAGCACTGCGAGCCTGTCCGTCTCACCTGTAACACAAACACTCAGGTAAACTCCACCTGCGACGCTGTAAAGCATTAGACGTACATGCTGCAGGCCTCACCTGAGCTGCTGATGAACACGCTTTGGACCAGGGGAGGCAGCAGGTAGCGGAGCAGAGGGCTGACATCGTGAACCGCCGCCATGACCTGCAGCGTCGGCACCAGCGCTGCCATCGAGCAGAGACGGCTGGCGGCTCTGAgcaacagacagaaagaaacagaCAGGTGAGAGGACGTCACGCCTGGACAGAGCGTGTCCGAAACATCTCGACCAGGCGGCGTCGGTCCTACCTGGGCCCCACGGCGCCCTCCTTCTGGTTCTGCAGCAGCACGATGAGGCACCCCACGCCCTCCTTGGCGAGGACGGGCTCTTTGATCAGAGACTTGCTGATGTGCACGGCGATGCTGTCCACCAGACTCGCCTCCATCACCACTTTCACCGCCAGCTGGCACACGATCATGTAGGTGGCGGCTTTGTAGTCCGCCAGCGACGACTTCAGACCCTGAGGAGGCAACGAAACGTGCGAGGTTAAATCTCACGTCACCTGTCGGGTCGGGGTCATGTGAATAATAGCGCACGTTACCGTCTGCACGTATGGCAGCAGCTTGGAGATGATGGTGTTGGACACTCTGTCCACGGCGTCCAGGGCGGGGACGATGGTGGAGGCGTAAAAAGAGAAGATCACTCTGAGCTGGGAGCAACTTCCCGAATGTCCGGAATACGCCTGAAGACGAGAAGGAGAGCAGTGAATGCAGGTAACTGTCCAGGTGTCCCGAGAGCCTCTCCGGGACGTCGACAGGTAACAGGAGGGGTCAGGGAGGTCACCTCGATGGACCGGGTCACCAGGCTGCAGATAAAGTCCATGAAGCTCAGGTCAGTGTAGCAGTGAGCGATGAGAGTTCCTCTGGATAACGGCACGCCGGGTTTCTGAACAAACAACGACAAATAAAAAGATTTCACGTCACTCTGATCAGCAGACGGACCTCACAGGCGCTCCAGTTCAGGCGAGTCACCGACCTGCAGGCCGTGCAGCCAGTTCCAGCGACTCGTGGCGTCGCTGATCTTGAGGAGCTGCAGGACTCTGACGAACACGTTGGTGTCGTGATACGGCAGCGCGCAGGCCAGCAGGCTGTCGGCGTtgtacagctggatgtggaagcTGAACACGGGAAAACACAGGAATCATCACCGGagtataaaacaggaaatacagagTGTGAAGGAGCGTGCACATTTAAGGTTTGCTGCTTCACAGGTCACATCTGTTTAactaaataaatatgaataataatcgTCAGCGTTGATATAAACGTGTTAATGAAGCGTCAGCGTCTTAAAGCTGCCGTTTCCTGAAGGACTATTTGCTCCATAAATCAGCTCCACACTAGGAAATGACCAAATAACAGGTTATTGTCATAATTCAGTGAAGAAATATCATCGTTAGACAGCAGGCTGATGGAATATGACAGTGCTGCGTTTAAAAGGGGACCGTGGTCCATAAATTAGTTCCTGATTACAGCCAGATTTCAACTTCATACAAAAGTAGTGTAAACACAACATCGGCACACAGTAATATTCCAGATCAGCAGGAAAAACTTAAATCTGCTGTTTTCTGAAAGGACTTTTGCATGTAAATCAGCCTCAGACCAGAAAACTAAAGTGAAAAGTTAATGAGTCACGTTTTAAATTCAAGACATGTTAATATCTGATGATTACAGAAAAACTGTCTGTTTGGAAAGGCAGAATGAAAATCTGTAGTTAAATGACAGCCAGATGGAATATTTTCATGCTGAATttcaaagtggatccttctgACTTCTGAAGTGTTAATGGTCCCGTCATACAGACGTGCCATTCATACACAGTGAAATCTTAAATCAGAAGTTTTCTGAATGGAGTTTGGCTTGTTTTCCATTTCTCTAATGATTCACTGTTCAAACACAAAGTgtcattttctgtatttttcttgaGAGAATAACTGAGCTGCGACGCCTCAGCGGCGTACCGGTGAACGAGCCACTCGATGCACTTATGAGCCGGTTTGAGAAGGAAGTATGGGCAGAGGCGGGTGAGGAAGAGCGAGATGCCGGCGTCCAACTTCTTGTTGACCTCCTTGGATTGGATGCTGCGCTCCAGGGTTGTCGAGGCGGGACTGAACAGGGTGCTCTGAAACTCCAGGAATGCCGGCTCGATTCCCAGTAGCTCCTCCAGCCCAGTGCATCCTGCACGAGGAAGAGGACAGACAGGATGAAGGTCAGGGAGGAAACGGGCTGGAACAGGAGACAAGGAAGAGGAGGGTGGGACTCACCGAGGGCGTAGAAGGTGCTCCTGTCCATGGACGCCGCCTCTTTGGGGTCGAAGAGGAGCGAGGCGACCTCCCTACGGGTCAGCAGGTTGGCATCGCTCTGAGGCAGCGCGAGCCTCTTCAGCTGGTGAGCTAACGACGTCATGATGTACGATTAATCtgacagagacacaaaaacagCCAAATCCTGGCATCAGTCTGAGGCCTCTgcacaaaactttatttaaacagcagGAAAACAGACAGTTAGATGAatctttaatgaaaaaaataatcaacatCAGCTCCTTTTCCTCTGTGTTTGTCTCAAAGGGGGGAACGTTAAATCTGCAGATTTTTAAAGGGAGTTTGGAATGTAAATTACACAGAAGATGAAAAAGGTTCACACAGAAATTCAAAAACAGCAGgtttgaaatgtaaatgttggCTCAACATCACGGTACACGCGATCGAACCAAAATAGCATAATGAACAGCAGCTGTGCAAAGAGACATCTATTCAAACCAAACAATTAAATAATAACTTTTTTCCTCACGAATTTCAGTGACTGCGCTTGGAAGAACTGGAAGTTAAGGCCACTTTTACACGCGGTACACTGTCTTTTAGACAAGAAAACCTTAAATCTGAAGTATTTTTAACGAAGTTTAATAATCAGGGAAACGTGGTTCCTCTGCAGCTGCGCGTTAATAACAGAGTTTCTACACCATTTAACTTTTCAACATCAAAGCCACAAAAACTCcggaattatttatttaaaagtcaGAAAATCATATTTAAGCTGTTTATTGACTAACTCGTTCACAGCCGACTTTAAAAGCAGATGGTTTCTGTTAAAatacagagtttaattaaaCGTTTACATGGGTGGGCACGTCCTGACATGAGCGGAAACGTTAAATCTGCCGTTTTCTGAATGAACTTCTGCATGTAAAATAACTCGAAACGTAAACGTTATCTCGCCTCCTGAGCACTGTTTTCGGACTACGATCCAGATTAAATGAAGCTCATAGAGAGTTTAGACTTATTCCGCCCGCAGTAACACGCGGAGCTTTTATCGGGTCGCAGATGGACCCGCTGTGACCTCTGAGGCTGCTCTGACCGGAAATACGCGTCACACTTCCAAAGAGTCTCAAAGGCTCTCCAGCACTTTCaaacatttcaacatttcaccgaaaaaacccaaaactcaAACCTGAGTCCTCAAACTGCACCGACACACGTGCGCACGGTGCTGGACGTGACCGGGATCCTTCTACATCCGGTTCACTCCggatgttttcctttttttcaatcTTTGATGACGACGCGAGATGATTCACCCCATCTACTTCCGTAAACTTGTTTTTAACAATCCGAAGAAAAACGCTTTAAAATCAAattcaaatatattgaattaaataaataaaactgaatcaattttCATGTAAATTTGACGGGAAATaatcagagaaaaataaaatgattctATAATTAAACcaaaattatattatattataaagcTCTACATATATCACAAAGCAAATCATTATAATGACataattatgttattattaattattacgatgtaaataataacaatattatattattagtctttaatgatttgattttattttaaaggtagGTTTGGATGACTTCCGCACTGAAAGCGTCACTGAAGAtactttaaatgttaaaaacattttgcaGCTAAAACCTGATTAGAAGAAGAAAAGCTAAACTTGCTGCCACTTCCTGTTCCACTTGGCGTCTTCCAGCGTGTTCCCACACAGACTAGCAGAGACCAGGTAAATAAGAAGTGCTTTATTTACAGATAAATAACAGAGGgatcagagaaaaaacaaacatgtttccaAATGTTCTTCAGTGGACTCATGCCGTGGTGAAGGCGGTTCCCTCAGTAACAGTCGGCGTGGATACGTTAGAgcagtttcctctttcctgCTCCGCGTCCTCAGACGGGGCTCAGGTCGGCGGGGACGGGGATCCGTTTGAGTTCATCCACGTAGGTCGAAGGCTCCTTAAAAACTTCTTCAAACAGGAGCTTCATCAGCTCGCTCACATATTCTGGAAGACATGGAAGTCACTGTAAACCACACTGGTGTCAATAAAGTTTCAACACAGGAGCAGTTCAGCcactcctctgtgtgtgtgtgtgtgtcactcacTGGGTTTGGGCTCGCTCTGCTGAGGCTCGGCGGTGACCTCTGAACTCCTCTCTTTGTGTCTCTCTGCGTCCTCGTTGAAATGCATGGCGGCCAGGTACAGCCTGGAAACAAGACCCACTGTCACACAGGTGTTTAAGGCTGTGACATCAGAGCTAAAGCAGCAGCGTTTACCTGCAGAGCACGCCGACAAACGGGAAAGCGACATTCTTTGGTGCGAAGTGGCACACGAGCCGGTGGAAGCGCTCCAGCGAGGACGCCTGGTGGTCGTGACTCAGTTTCCCGACGTCGGCGAGAATTCGCTTGTTGAGCAGGAGCTTCTTCAGTTTGTGCAGAGCCACCGAGTCTGCAGCAACACAGGTGAGCACAGACACACCCACAGGTAAACAGTCGGCCAATACCAAGGCAGCAAAGAGCAGCAAAGAGTTAAGCCACGCCCATCATAATAAATCAAATCATTAAACAGTTTGTTAATTGCCCTTTTATCGCCCCTCCCCCTCAGCTCTGAACAGCGAGTGGGTGGAGCTTGTGTCTAAGCTGACTGTATCAGGGGCGTGCTCTCTGTGATGTCAGCAGGGTCTGCAGGGATGACTCATCTAAGCGCTGAGCCATGATTGGACACTGAACAGCCTTCAGTGTTATGAATGTGGACGTCACACCCTGCTGGACACATTGGAAAGGCCAGCAGTCACATGACGTGACCAGAGGTTTATGACATCATTATGTgcaagaggtcaaaggtcaactgtTTACAGCAGGTTAATTTATTCGTCTTCTCTCTGCGTCTTTGGAGCTGAGCTGAGTCATGCTACGTCAGTGTCTGACTGCCCGCGTTATAGTGGACACCGCCGCTGTGATGTCACAGGCTGGTTAGCCAGGTAAGCTGCTTCACCTGTGATAAAGTGTCAGCCAATGACTGGACTGTTTAATAATCATACATTTTATTCGTGGGCACCTTCCTAAAGCCCAGACTCTCCACCTGAGGTCCACGTGCACAGGTGTGactggctctgattggctgacacTCACCTGGCTGGAACCACTTGCTGGGATCCACGGACACGCGGTTAGGATGCGCGCACGTCGGGAACAGCGGGTCGTCGTGAGTGTGGACGTTCTGGATGTGGTTCACGAGGGATTTCCACTTCGCCACCTTCTCGGGCGCGGACGTGGAGGTCGTGGCGCTCCAGTAGACGTGGTTCCTGATGCTGGGCAGCCACCGCCGCACCAGCAGGCACTCTTTACTCTTCgccagcttcttcagcttcctgGACAAACCTGCGGAGAAAAACGTGTTAGCGTGTGTCTGACGGCTTATCGTCACGTGACCGCGCCGTACCGACCCTTCTCCAAGTGCTGGATGTTATAGTAATGGCAGACGTTTCGCTCCCTCAGGTATTTCTGCACGCGCGTGCGGCGGTCGGTCACGATGTGGTCCACGCTCAGGCGGTTGACCTGGAGGAGGTCAAGGCCTCGCCGCAGAGCCTCTGTCTCCACGTGCGAGCTGCCGCTGACCCCGGCGCTCTGAGAGGATAACCACAAACAGTCACGTGATCGGCTCTTACTTTCTGTTGGCACAGAGCGAGCGTTACCTGAATGAGCTGGATGTCGATGACGCTGCTGCTGTTCAGGTGCATCAGGGTGTAGCTGCCCAGCTTCCCGCACTGTCCTGTCAGAGGAAATGACATCATCAGGCCAAAGTAACCACAAGGTGACAAAAACAAGACACTAATGATGGCGTTCGCTCACCCAGCAGGTCCGCCCTCATCCGCCCTCCACCGCCACGCTGCCCTCACCCTCAGGCGCTCCATCAGCACCTGCTGGTCCCGCTTCCACTTGTGGTTGATGGCGGGCTCGAGGAACATGCGGGCGTGCCTCCTGAAGGTGTCGGACTGGAACACCTGGAGGTTCATGGCTCTGCACACCTGCAGGTGACGCACAGCAGACACGCGCCGTCATGGAGGACGTCTGCACGTGCGCACACTCGGACAGTGACGTCAGAGTTTTACCGTCATGTGTGctcaggtcaaaggtcaaagttaCCTTCTCCACCTGACTGAACGAGCCTCCGGTGAAATAAATGGCCGCAGACATCTGCAGGTTTCCTAGCGGCGTGCTTCCCGCCACCGGCTGGCTCTCCCACTTCCTGCTGTAGTCACAGCTGGGGCACAGCTGGCTGAAGTGCACAAAGGTGCCCATCCGCCCCGCCGCACCTCGCAGCTCAGCCCGCACACGGGGCAGGTGAGGAAGAGGTCTCTGAGGCAGCTCTCGAACACGATGTATTTGGGGTCGTTGTAGTGGGAGGGCGTGGCCTCCGCCTCGCTGTGTGGGTGGAGAATAACAGGTCCCAGATCAGACGTTTgctgcacagacagacagaaacctGCAGGAGGCGCCGGCACCTTACCGACTGTCGGGCGGCTCGCTTGAGGACTCGTCCGGCTCATATGGCTCGCAGATGGGGTCGTACTGGTCGGACGCTTCAGGGAGATCTGTTTCCTCCTCtggctcctccccctcctcttcttccttcaTTTCCAGACGTGGTCTCTTCGCTGGTCTGACACCCGGCTGAATCCCCGTCTCTGATTGGGTGGTCACCGTTCCCACGTTACAGTGCGACACCGAGGCCTGTGTGGCTGAAACGCACAAAACACGTTTTACACTCTTTAAAACTGAACAAAGCTTCCTCTTCATCACCAACAGAAACTATTTCTGAATCTCAGtccaaaacctgcagttcctccacCGACCAGCAGGGGCCAGCAGTTAATATGTGGCCATCTTTTAGTAACAGTGCGTGGCTCTCATACCCACCTTTGCTTCTCACGTGCTGCTTCAGCGTGTTGTAGGACAGCTGGGTGGCGGCGCACCTCGTAGATGGCGAGTAGGACGTCTGCGTGCCCACCGACACCATGTAGTGACAGAACTGCGTCGCCACGGAGACCTTGGGTTCAGGGTCGGTCTGACAGGCGGTGTTTCTGAAGCGAGTGAGGGGCAGCAGCACCGGACTCTGCTCACAGGAGAGAGGCCAAATGATATGTAATGCACTACGGAGGACACAAGGTGCCAAAATCAGTAAATGACTCCATAATGATTCATGGAAAATTCGATTACAACTGTAGACGttaattttataaatataaaggactcaaaggggggaaaaaaaaaatcagagacaCTGGCCCACGTCGGCCATGTTGATGGCGGTGCATAAAACGGTTTTGGCTGTCGTCCATATTTATGAATTTCATGTGGCTAACTGTTCAGAGGAGGCGCCACGAGGAGCTGAAAATCTTTAAAACAGCTCAGTtaatgtttctattttttataaTTAGGATGTTGTTGTTTTCCCTCAAGCAAAAGCAGAATACATTACAGTAacgtaaacaaaaataaatattaatattatcatTACTGTCAACcgtttatttttaaattgatcGGCTTCATCGCAGATTTCAAATGTGTAACTGCTGACATGATTCCTGCTGATTCCAACTTCTTAAATTGAGACTTTCCCCCGCACTGCAGGAGGTTCCAGGAGCTCTGCGGGGCACAGGTACAGGTAACGGACAGCAGACACATCTCATCTCCATCATTTTTCCTCTTCTCCGATCCTTTCACTGCTCATACCGAGGCTCAGAACAGCTTTGTTCATGTTTGATGAT
Encoded proteins:
- the heatr1 gene encoding LOW QUALITY PROTEIN: HEAT repeat-containing protein 1 (The sequence of the model RefSeq protein was modified relative to this genomic sequence to represent the inferred CDS: inserted 2 bases in 2 codons); translation: MTSLAHQLKRLALPQSDANLLTRREVASLLFDPKEAASMDRSTFYALGCTGLEELLGIEPAFLEFQSTLFSPASTTLERSIQSKEVNKKLDAGISLFLTRLCPYFLLKPAHKCIEWLVHRFHIQLYNADSLLACALPYHDTNVFVRVLQLLKISDATSRWNWLHGLQKPGVPLSRGTLIAHCYTDLSFMDFICSLVTRSIEAYSGHSGSCSQLRVIFSFYASTIVPALDAVDRVSNTIISKLLPYVQTGLKSSLADYKAATYMIVCQLAVKVVMEASLVDSIAVHISKSLIKEPVLAKEGVGCLIVLLQNQKEGAVGPRAASRLCSMAALVPTLQVMAAVHDVSPLLRYLLPPLVQSVFISSSGETDRLAVLESILESVPLTKDLDRTAARLLLDEYLSQSERSPEELSALDQRLLPLVRLFESKYCAALDGVLAGHVTDIGSTEQKQLFHRFLSLSLSSGKHQILGDSDTSLLLSLKHPQPSVRVSAMEHLKDVIAAGQQSLDEDFLKDAVTERLKDDSPEVVTAALQVLGVVFDVVDREDAVSCLLSLLHRADLPESERWVPVLTEVVRLLSDPRMGNGDGELVTRTGWRLLPFLVVTSTQLDLARCIARSXLLAKHPLTLNWARELDDVMKRSVEPDFVGVANERLVSVLTKNLANMEHFSRRDALENLAVLVEQQRCSGLRERAAFLVLTRTLLLGLGELSETQHLLTAQRVYALLERPLLEVIRSDASQEAERPVSVPTSFSEAAALYLSRCAQGQQPDSEYGFVLVALLRDFISCLKCHDASFKGAAWWNPEKLDTNTCCYLGLICRLFGIIMSGAAEGATADGFRELMKLLVQVHLREPNVLFRFLCMLWGYTRNHGDQLDVKVGAVLQTQVLYMGGALLSTQPASKLKELAAANSPVVPSLLCCLTSPVREVRRAALSVLQSLSAANTSPXQPITEKLLSTSEEIVADPSYLRTVLGVLHNESSSSKAKPQQKKLAAAMQLLLQSVQTPSCPSYIAAALLRALSEVNGQSALSSLLPVLDRLLETGPDTPTLLRAEAQLLQLVVGKYNEVSAPLLAKDQNCLDLFIRALKTSTQQHAGIPSCQIIALEQITKPFFSALGDEAVQQKLLSTMFDLLVESRSPAVANTISSVFKAVVIDCQLLASELAPPEKPKVNVTVQQTRRSRLSQRKPQESSDAAPAGGAVSWQRVALILELLQHKKKLKRAQVLVPVLFSLLARSMEPCSDDNANMEYTKQLLLSCLLNICHKLAPGGGAVAADVLDEDKFSVELVVQCIRTSDMPQTHHHALLLLGTAAAIFPEKVLHNIMPIFTFMGASIMRLDDAYSFRVIDKTVQMVIPPLIQAQQLSDGSSASHVVAVVTKIMHVFGDALPHVPEHRRLPILCQLVTTLGPARFLWVLMLLLFKLHATQSAGSTSEKDAALERDVDFWISLCCQFDISDQLTSLINILNFLLQLPDDKDDTPVKRPAARRGAKKTEEEEKVEELIFSVDAHSGKELRHFKFLSVSFAAQLLGSASFIAKVADSDDDMDASLQPLQQRLLEEILRYIHSVARCVEENADKPTAKFWRVLLNKAYDVLDKVNALLPTDTFITVMRGLMGNELASVRRKAMDLLNNKLQHRTQWDAQQVTVLLQLIGDLLNIVGKDHRKVADGAEQAINRQTALFSLKLLCRTFGSDHQETFVPVLLQTVELVAAAEEEKNVTGSALLCIAEVVSTLKALAIPQLPRLMPAVLHALTNRKELLINEIYLLSAVTALQRVAETLPHFISPYLHDATLQVCRLTRLMETSSSSSSSFAQLSIRLASLRSTLATKLPPRVLLPTISRCYNTMVVDKKSQLGALLSILKEHIAHMEKDQLSFHQSELTTFFLTALDFRSEHCQGDLEKTAQVEGCVIDCLIAMVMKLSEVTFRPLFFKLFDWSKSERKDRLLTFYRLSDHIADRLKGLFVLFAGNLVKPFADLLRQTNSSSTESLLFDSDDDGEEKSCLLLQYVLDCLHKIFLYDSQRFLSRERADALLSPLVDQLENRIGGEQRYQQRVTQHLVPCVGQFAVAMADDSQWKTLNYQILLKARHSDAKVRFSSLLMLMEVASKLKENYMVLLPETIPFLAELMEDECEEVELQVQKVIQEMENILGEPLQSYF